GACAAGGACCGCGACGGCTTCGTGATCGCTGGCGGCGCCGGCGTCGTCGTTCTCGAAGAGTACGAGCACGCCAAGGCGCGCGGGGCCAAGATCTACGGCGAACTGGTCGGCTACGCGGCCAATTCCGACGGCTACGACATGGTCGCCCCGTCGGGCGAGGGCGCGGCGCGCTGCATGAAGCTGGCCATGGCCGAGGCCGGCGGCCGGACCATCGACTATCTGAACCCGCACGGCACCTCGACGCCCGTGGGCGACAGCAAGGAGATGGGCGCGGTCCGCGACGTGTTCGGCGACAAGGCTCCGCTGATCTCCTCGACCAAGTCGCTGACCGGGCACAGCCTGGGCGCGGCGGGCGCGCAGGAGGCGATCTATTCGATCCTGATGCTCGACAACGGCTTCGCCGCCCAGAGCGCCAACATCGAAAACCTCGATCCCGAGTTCGCCGACCTGCCGATCCTGCTGGAGCGGTCTGACAAGCCGCTGACCACGGTGATGTCCAACAGCTTCGGCTTCGGCGGCACCAACGGCACGCTGATCTTCAGCAAGGCGGACTGATCGTCCCCAGGGGGCGGCTCGCGCCATGACCGCGCGCCAGGCTTTCGACCTCTATCAGGCCGGGCGACCCGCCGAGGCGGCGATGCTGTGCGAGCGGCTGGTCGGCGACGATCCCGCCGCGATCGCCGCCTGGCACGTGCTGGGGGTCTCGCGCCTGGCGCTGGGCCTGACGGTCCAGGCCCTGGACGCCCTGGACCACGCCCTGGCGCTGGATCCCGCCCGCGCCGGCGTGTTGTCGGCCCGCGCCGCGGCCCTGGTGGCGCTGGAGCGGCTCGAGGACGGCCTTGCCGCCTGCGATATCGCCCTGGCGGTCGATCCCGACAATCCGGTGGTCCTGAACGCCCAGGGCGTGGCCCTGCGCCGGTTGGGCCGTCCGGCCGAGGCCCTGGCGGCCTATGACCGCGCCCTGGCGCTGTCGCCGGGCTTCGTGGACGCCCTGTGCAATCGCGGCGGCGCGCTGGCCGACCTGGGACGGTTCGACCAGGCCCTGGCCGCCCACGACAAGGCCTGCGCCGCCGCGCCGGACCATGCCCAGGCCCTGGCCAACCGCGCCGCCCTGCTGATGCTGCTGGGCCGGCCGATCGAGGCGGCGCGAGACCTGGAGCGGGTGGTCGCCCTGAACCCTCGCCATCCCCGCGCCCTGGGCGACCTGCTGCATGCGCGCCGCCAGGTCTGTGACTGGCGCGACGACGCGGCCCTGTTGAGCGCTATCGAGGCCGACCTGCGCGCCGATCGCCTGGCGATCAGCCCGTTCGCGGCCCTTTCGGCCTTCGACGATCCCGCGCTGCATCGCGTCGCGGCCCGCTTGACCGCGCCGCCCGCCGGTCCGCCGCCCGCCTGGTCGTCGCGTCCGGACCGCGAGCGGATCCGCGTCGCCTACCTGTCGGCCGACCTGCACGACCACGCCACCGCCCGGCTGATGGCTGGCGTGTTGGAGGCCCACGACCGGGCGCGGTTCGAGATCCTGGCCCTGTCCCACGGACCCGACCTGGGCGGTCCCTTACGAGAAAGGATCGACGCGACGTTCGAGCGCCGGATCGACGTGCGCCGGATGTCGGACGCCGCCGTCGCGGCCCTGGCCCGCGAGTTGGGCGTCGACATCGTCGTGGACCTGAAGGGCTACACCCAGGACGGCCGGCCGGGGATCCTGGCCCATCGCGCCGCGCCGGTTCAGGTCAGCTGGCTGGGCTATCCCGGAACCCTGGCCGCGCCCTATGTCGACCATGTGATCGCCGACGGGGTGGTGCTGCCGCCCGGCGCGGAAGGCGACTGGAGCGAGGCGGTGGTCCGACTGCCGTTCTATCAGCCCAACGACGCCCTGGCGCCGCCGGGGTCGCCGCCGGCCCGACAGGCGGAGGGCCTGCCCGATGACGCCTTCGTGTTCGCTTGCCTCAACAATCCGGCCAAGATCACGCCGGAGGCCTTCGCCGCCTGGATGGCGATCCTGTCCGGCGCGCCCGGTGCGGTGTTGTGGCTCTACGAAGGCTCGGCCGGCGTCGCCGCCAACCTGCGGGCCCGCGCCGCCGAGGCGGGGATCGAACCCGGGCGCCTGATGTTCGCCAAGCCGGCGCCGCACGCCGATCACCTGGCGCGCCAGGCCTTGGCCGATCTGGTGCTCGACACTTGGCCCTACGGCGCCCACACCACCGCCAGCGACGCCTTGCGGATGGGAGTTCCCCTGCTGACCCTGCCGGGCGCCAGCTTCGCCAGCCGGGTCGGGGCCAGCCTGCTGACGGCGCTGGACCTGCCCGCACTGATCGCGCCGGACGTGGAGGCCTATGTCGCCGCCGCCGTGCGCCTGGCCGCCGACCGTCCGGCGCTTCGGGCGCTGAAACAGCGTCTGGAGGGTGCGCTACGAACCTCGGCGGTCTTCGATCCCGCCGCCTTCGCCCGCACGCTGGAAGCGGCGTTCGAGGCCCTTCACGCTCGCGCCCGGGCCGGGCTTGCGCCCGCCGGCTTCGACATCGATCCCGTCTGAAGGGTTCCGCAGGAAGAATCCACCTGCTAGCTAGCGCTCAAGGATTCCAGGAGAGCCAAGCCATGGCCGACGATTACGCATTCCCCAAGGGCGAGCTGATGCGAGGCAAGAAGGGCCTCGTCATGGGCGTCGCGAACCACAATTCGATCGCCTGGGGCATCGCCAGCCAGCTGGCCGCCCAGGGCGCCGAGATGATCTTCACCTATCAGGGTGAGGCCCTGGAGCGCCGCGTGCGGCCGCTGGCCGAGAGCATCGGCGTCACCACCCTGGTCCCGGCCGACGTCACCGACGACGCCTCGATGGACGCGGCCTTCGCCGCCATCGAGGAGAAATTCGGGACGATCGACTTCGTGGTCCACTCTGTGGCCTTCGCCAACAAGGACGAGCTGAAGGGCTCGTTCGTCGAGAACACCACCCGCGAGGGTTTCCTGACGGCGCTGAACATCTCGGCCTTCAGCTTCGTGGACGTCGCCAAGCGCGCGTCGCGGATCATGCCCAACGGCGGTTCGCTGATCACAATGACCTATCTGGGGTCGGAGCGGACCATCCCGAACTACAACACCATGGGCGTGGCCAAGGCCGCCCTGGAAGCGGCGACCCGCTACATCGCCCGGGACCTGGGTCCCAAGGGCATCCGCTGCAACGCTATCTCGGCCGGCGCCATGCGCACCCTGGCTCTGGCCGGCATCTCGGGCGGCCGGGGCATGATCGCCCAGGGCCGGGCGTTCAGCGCCATGAAGGAAGACACCTCGATGGAAGGCGTCGCGGGGGCGGCCCTGTGGCTGGTCTCGGATCTGGGCCTGTCGACCACCGGTGAAGTCGTTCACGTCGACGCGGGTTTCCATATGATGGGCATGCCCGACGAAGCCGAAGCCTAGCCATTCTCCGAAGACGCGCTATACGACCGCAAGTCGAGCGCGTCTTCGGGGGAAGTGATGGTTTCGCGTCGTGTGATGTTGGCGTCGGGTCTGGCCTCGGGCCTGGCGGCCCTGGTCGGGAGCGCCGCCCGGGCGGCCGGTTCGGACGTCATTCGCATCCCGGTCCGGCAAAGCTTCAACCGCCTGTGGACCAGCGTCCGTTTCGACGGCCACGAGCCCGTGCGGTTCATGATCGACACCGGCTCGGACGGCTATCTGGTCGACGGCGATATCGCCACCCAGCTGGGTCTTAAGCCCAGCCTGCCGGCCGAGGTCGCCGGCGTCGTCGGTTCGAAGGGCGTGCACGGCTACTGGACGCCGAGGATCGTGATCGGCGAGGCCTTCGCCGACCAGGACGTCTTCATGCTGGGGACCGACTTCGAGGATTTCATCAAGGGCGCCCTGCCGGGCTGGTTCCTGCAGGCCTACAAGACCGAGATCGACTTCCAGGGCGGCGAGATCCGCCTCTATCCGAGCGGCGCGCCGGACACGAGCGGCTATGAGGCCGTGAAGCTGATCCACCGCCAGCGTGAGACCGGCGCCGGCTCGCTGCTCGACCAGCGCCGCATCCGCGATCCGCAGATGCTGGTCAATGTCGATCTGGGCGGCCACAAGCTGCGCGTCGTGCTCGACACCGGTTCGCCCAACGTCCTGACCCTGTTCCCCTACGCCAATCGCCGCCTGGGCTTGTGGAAGGCCGAGGGCGCGCGCCAGGTGGGCGGCGCCGGCGTCTCGGGCGCCTATGCCGGTCGCCAGATGCGGGCCGGCGACCTGACGATCGGCTCGTCGGTGATCAAGTCGCCGGTGGTGACGATGATCGACCCCACCCGCACCAGCTACAACGACATCGACGGCCTGCTGGGCCTGGACGCCTTGCGCCGCTTCAATGTGGTGATCGACGCGGCGGGCGGCCAATTTTGGATCAAGCCCAACGGGGCCTTCACCATGGCCCAGCGCATCGATCGCTCGGGCCTGGAGGGCTACAACCATCAGGGCAAGGTGCATGTCGTGGGCGTGGTGGCCGGGTCTCCGGCCGAGACCGCCGGGCTCAAGGCCGGCGACGTGATCGACCCTCAGGGCGGCCCGGGTCCCTTCTGGTGGTCGCTGGAAGGCGGCCCCGGCGAGGTGATCGAGTTCACGGCCCAGCGCGACGGCCAGGCCGTGCCCGTGCGCCTGGTGCTCAGGGATATCGTCTAGCTAGACCGCGTAGGCCCGCATGAACCGCGCGGCCGCCTCGGTGGCCAGGGCGGCGAACTCCTCGGCGGTCTTTTCCGACGGCAGGCCCAGCAGGCTGCGCAGCTGGTGGTGGCTCAGCACCATGCCGCCGAAGAATTCGGCCGCCTGGTCGGGATCCTCGACCTTCAGCCGGCCCAGGCGGCTTTCCTCGGCCAGGAACAGCGACAGCTGGCGGCGGGTCTGTCGCGGGCCGGCCTCGAACACCTCGCGGGCCACGTCGGGCATCTCGCCCGCGCCCTGGATCACCACGCGCATGATCCCATAGGCCTTGGTGGTCGCCACGGTCTCCAGCATCGAGCGGGCGAAGGCTTCGAGGGCCTCGCGCGGATTGTCGATGGCGCCGGGATCGCGCAGCGGGGCGGTGATCGCCGCCACCCGCCGGGCCATCAGGGCCCGCACCAGCTCGGCCTTGGAGCCATAGTGGTTGTAGACCGTCTGCTTGGAGACGCCCGCCCGCTTGGCGATGGCCTCCATCGGCGCGGAGAGGCCGCGCTGGCCGATCACCTCGACGGCGGCGTCGAGAATGGCTTCGGTCTTGGCGACGTCGATCTGTCCGGCGACTCTTGGCATCAGAAGACTTTGGGCATCAGTGCGCGTCCGAAGGCGGAGGAGGGGCGTTCTTGACCGGCCTGGCCAGCAGCGAGATGAAGGCCGCCGCGAAGCAGCCGATGGCCAGCATGGTGAAGCTGTCGCCGAAGGCCAGCACCGTGGCCTGCTGCTGCAGCATGCCGCCGATGGCCTTGCGGGCCGCGCCGTCGGGGTCGGCGACGCCCAGCTGGGCCATGCGCTCGGCCAGGCCCTGCATCATGCCGGCCATCCGGGCGTCGCTCTGGCTGACCCCGTCCGACAGGCTCATGTAGTACAGCGCCGTCTGGTTGGTGATCGTCGTGGCCAGCAGGGCCAGGCCGATCGCCCCACCGGTGTTGCGCGACAGGTTCACCAGGCCCGAGGCGTTCTTGACCATGCTCTGGGGCAGGGTGCTCATCGTCACCTGCTGGGTGGCGATCATGGCGATCATCACCCCCACGCCTCGGCAGGCCTGGACGCCGGCGAACTGCCAGAAGCCCCAGTCCTTGGTCACGCCATGGGCCATGTACATGCCAAAGCCCGCCAGCATGAAGCCGACGAACAGCGGAATACGCGGGTCTATGCCACGGACCAGGCGACCGGCCAGCGGGCCGGTGGCGAACATCGACAGGCCCGAGACCACCATGGTCGTGCCGACCTCGGAAGCCGAATAGCCCCGCACCCGGCCCAGGAACTGCGGCAGCAGGAAGGTGCCGCCGAACAGGCTGGCGCCCGACATCGCCGTCATGGCCACGCCGATCGTGAAGTTGCGATTGCTGAAGGCCCGCAGCTGGACGATCGGGTTCTTGTAGGTCAGGGACCGCCAGACGAAGAGCACGCCGGTGACGACCGCCAGCACCGTCAGGCCCAGGATGCCGCTGTCCTCGAACCAGCCGTCCTTGGAGCCTTCCTCCAGCACGAACTGCATGCTCATCAGGAAGGTGGCCATCACGGCCAGGCCGAACCAGTCGAAACCCTTGGCCAGGCTGGGATCGCCCTTGTCGAACTGGCCCCAGCGCGCCACGCCGAACAGCACGATCAGGCCGGTCGGCACGTTGATGAAGAACAGCCAGCGCCAGCTCAGCGCCTCGGTCAGGTGGCCGCCCAGGGTCGGGCCGACGGTCGGGGCCAGGGTGACGATCAGGCCCATGATCACGCTGGCCGTCACCCGCCGCTCGGGCGGGAAGGCGGTGAAGGCCACGGCGAACACCGTGGGGATCATGGCCCCGCCGATGAAGCCCTGCAGGGCCCGGGTGAGGATCATCATGTCGATCGACGAGCTGAGGCCCGTCAGCACGCTCATGAGGATGAAGCCGGCGCACGAGATCAGATAGACGCGCTGCGTCCCCCACAGTCGCGACAGATATCCCGACAGCGGGATCATCACGACCTCGGGGATCAGGTAGGCGGTCTGGATCCAGCTGACCTGGTCGGCGCTGGCGCCCACCCCGGCCTGGATCTGCGGCAGCGAGGCCGCCACGATCTGGATGTCGAGGATGGCCATGAACTGGCCGATGACCATGGCCCCGAAACCGAGGAACAGCTTGGTCCAGTCGACTTCGGGCGCCGCCGGCTTGGGGACCGCGGATGAAGCGTTGGCGGGGAGGGCGGCGTCGGTCATGGCGGCGATCCGAACCGGAGCGCCTTAGCGCGCCTGGTCCTTCGGATTGCCTTGGGCGTACTGGCCGGCGTTCGGCAGGCCGGCCTGGGCGAAGCTCGGGCCCGAGCGGTCGCGCACGTCGACCTTGACGTCGACCGACAGGCCCGGACGCAGGGCCGCGCCCAGTTCAGACTTCTCCACGACGATTTTCACCGGCAGGCGCTGGGTGATCTTGGTGAAGTTGCCCACGGCGTTCTCGACCGGGATCAGAGCGAACTCCTGGCCGGTGGCCGGGGCGAAGCTGTCCAGCTTGCCGTGGATCACGCTCTTGCCGAAGGCGTCGGCCTTGATCTCGACCGGCTGACCCACGCGCAGGCGAGCGACCTGGGTCTCTTTGAAATTGGCGACGATATAGCCCTGGCCGACCGGGACGATCGACATCAGGGCCACGCCCGGCGAGACCAGCTGGCCGGGGCGCAAGCTGCGGGCGCCGACCACGCCGGCGGCGGGCGCGCGGATCACGGTGCGGTCCAGGTCGATGCGGGCCTGCTCGACGGCGGCGCGGGCGGCGGCGGCCTGGGCCACGGTCTGGGCGCGGGCCGAACCCAGGGATTCCGAAGCGCGGCGCTCGGCCTCGAGGGCGGCCTGGGCGCTCTGCACGGCGGCTGCCGATTGGGCGGCGCTGGCCTGGGTGGTCTGGACCTTCTGGGTCGACACCCAGCCCTGCTTGGCCAGGGCGTCGTAGCGGACCAGGTCGGCCTTGGCGCGGCCCTGGTCGGCCTGGGCGCTGACCACGCCGGCGGCGCGCTGGGCGATCATGGCCTGTTCGAGGGCGGCTTTGTCGTCGACGCCCTTGATGGCCGCTTCCAGGGCCTGGGCGTTGGCGATGGCCTGGTCCAGCTTGGCTTGCAGCGGGGCCGGATCAATGCGCGCGACCACCTGGCCGGCCTCGACCCGCTGGTTGTCGGCCACCAGCACCTCGGCGACATAGCCCGAGACCTGCGGGCTGACCTGCACGGTGTCGGCCTGGACGAAGGCGTTGTCGGTGGACTCGTAGCGCTGCTTGTCGACGAACCACAGTCCGCCGCCGACGATCAGGGCCACGACGGCCACGCCGCCGACGATCAGCGGAACCAGTTTCTTCTTCGACGCGGCGGCCATGGACGAGATCCTGAAAACAACCCGATGAACCGGGGCGATATATCGGACCTTCGCCCCGGGCAAGGGATAAATGGACGCACCCGTCCAAAAATCAACGGGGCTGACTTGAAAGCCTCAGGGCCGCGACATCACGCCGCGCGAACGGCGTGCGCCGGACCGCCCTCGATGCGGAAGCGCCCCACCAGCCGCTGCAGTTCCGAGGCCTCGTTGGACAGCGAATGGCTGGCGGCGGTGGATTCCTCGACCATGGCCGCGTTCTGCTGGGTGGCCTGGTCCATCTGGTTCACGGCGGTGTTGATCTGCTGCAGGCCGGTGGCCTGTTCCTGGGCCGAGGCGGCGATCTCGGCCACCGTGCGGTTGATGGCCACGACGCCGGCGGTGATCCGCTTCAGGGCCTCGCCGGTCTCACCGACCAGTTCGACGCCCTGGCCGACCTGCTGCGACGAGGTCGAGATCAGGGTCTTGATTTCCCGAGCCGCGTCGGCCGAGCGCTGGGCGAGCGCCCGGACTTCTTGGGCCACCACCGCGAAACCGCGTCCCGCGTCGCCGGCGCGCGCCGCCTCGACGCCGGCGTTCAGGGCCAGCAGGTTGGTCTGGAAGGCGATCTCGTCGATGACGCCGATGATCTGCGACACCTGCTGCGAGGATTCCTCGATCTGGGTCATCGCCTGGATGGCCCGCTCGACCACCTGACCGCCGGTCTCGGCGTCGCGGCGGGCGGCCTGGACGGTGCGATCGGCCTCGCTCGTGCCCTCGGCCGTGCGGCGGACGGTGGCGACGATCTCGTCGAGAGCGGCGGCGGTTTCTTCGAGCCCTGCCGCCTGTTGCTCGGTGCGGCGCGACAGGTCGTCGGCGGCGTGGCTGATCTCGCCCGAGCCCGAGCGGATGCCCTGCACCGCGCCGGTGATCACCGTCATGGTCTCCTGCAGCCGGCCCATGGCGGCGTTGAAGTCGTCCTGCAGCTTGCGATAGCTGGCCGGGAAGGTCTGGGTCAGGCGGTAGGTCAGGTCGCCCTGCGCCAGGTGCTCCAGGGCCTCGCCGAGACCTTCGACGACGCCGGACTGCTCGCGCGCGGCGGCGGCGCGACCGGCCTCGTTGGTCTGGCGCTCGTCCTCGGCCTGACGACGTTGGTCGGCGGCCTGGCCCTCGACGCGCAGCTTCTCGATCGCGGCGTCCTTGAAGGTCATCACGGCGGCGGCCATCGCTCCGATCTCGTCCTTGCGGCCCACCGCCGGCACGGCGACGGTGTTGTCGCCATCGGCCAGGCGACGCATGGCGGCGGTCATGGCGGCGATCGGCGCGGCGATGGCGCCTGACAGCAGCCAGCCCATCAGCACCGCGATCCCGACCGCCATCGCGCCGCCCACGGCCAAGGCCGCGTTGGCGGCGGTGAGCGCCTTGGACTGGTTCGCCGCGCGTTCGGTCAGCTCGGCCGTCTCGTTGTCGCGCATGGCCTTGAGCGCCTTGCGGACCTGGGTCAGGCGCCCAACCTTGACGACGTCGAGACGCGCGGCCTCCAGCTGAGCGGGGTCGCGGGCGCTGGCCAGTTGCTGGCGGCTTTCTGTGCGAAAGACCTCGACGGTCTGGGTCAGGGTGTCGAGCCGGGCCTTTTCGGCGTCGCTCTCGACACCGTCGCGCAGGGCCTGGAAATGCTGGTCATACACGCCCTGCAGCGTGTCGTACTGCTTGGCGAAGGCGGGATCCAGGCTGGCGACGAAGCCGCGCGCCGCGTTCTGCTGTTCGATCAGCGTCATCAGCGTCTCGTCGATCGCGCCGATATAGGCGTAGCTGTGATCGTTGAGGGCGGCGGCCTGGCGAATGGTCGTCAGGCTGCTCCACACCAGGGCTCCGGCGGCGGCCACGGCCAGCACGAGGATCGCGAAGGCGACCAAGAGTTTGCGCGCTACCTTGAGGTTGTTCAGCATTTCCGCGGTCCCTGGCGAACGTGTTGCGAGGAACTTCTGGCCAGAACATCCTTAACAAAGCCGGCAAGGCTTCCCGGTCCCAGGTAAACCCTTACCAAGTTCGCCCAACGCGCCTGACAATGGCCTGGAATTGAAAGGATTTCTTCCACATGCGGCGGATCGCCGCAGCGTGCGTTATCCAATCAATACTTCAGTTGTTTGAAATGATGAACATCGTTATTTGGATTTCGTCGCCTCTCGACCTGCGAGCGTGTTCCTAGCGTCGATTTCTCGCAAAGGACGAATCGCGGCATTAATCTTCGCGCGCCGGCGCAACCGGGGGAGCCGCGCGCGCGTATTTCCAAGTGCGGGACCGTGCCGTTCCGCGCTGTCGCCCAGGAAGCGCCCATGAACGCCCCGACGAACGCCCCCGGCCCGCTGTCGATGTTCCGCCCCGTGCTGTGGCTGGCGGCCGCCGCCTTCGCCGCGGGCTTTGGCGGCTATCTGGCGATGTCGCCGGCTCTGCACGGCGGCTGAGGCGCGGCGGCTAGTCGCCGCCACGCCCTTTCGTTATTTCGCGCCGGTCGAACCGAAGCCGCCCGCGCCGCGCGCCGTCTCGTCCAGGCTGGTCGTCAGGCCCCATGAGGCCTGGACCACCGGCGCGATCACCAGCTGGGCGATGCGGTCGCCCCGGCGGATGGTGAAGTCCTCTTCCCCCAGATTGATCAGGATCACCTTCACCTCGCCGCGATAGTCGCTGTCGATGGTGCCGGGGGTGTTGAGGCAGGTGACGCCGGACTTGGCGGCCAGGCCCGAGCGCGGCCGCACCTGGGCCTCGAAGCCCAGCGGCACGGCGAAGGCCAGGCCCGTGGGGACCATGAACCGCGCGCCCGGCTTCAGCACCAGCGGCGCGTCCTCGGCCACCGCCGCGCGCAGGTCCATGCCGGCCGCGCCGTTGGTCTCGTAGGCGGGCAGGGGCAGGCCTTCGGCATGGGCCAGCTGGACGACGGGGATGTGCGGGGCGGTCATGAAAGGCTCTTTGCTATGCGTTGGGCGAGGTCGTGGGCCACGGAGTCCTTGGCGGCCCGCGTCCAGCGTTCGGTCTTGTCCTTGGAGATCAGCAGGACGGCGTTCTCGTCGCCGCCCATCACGCCGGGCTCGGTGACGTCGTTGGCGATGATCCAGTCGCAGCCCTTGCGCGCCAGCTTGGCGCGGGCGTGCATCTCGACGTCGTTGGTCTCGGCCGCGAAGCCGACCACCAGCTTGGGCCGCTTGGGGCCGGTGGCCGACAGGGTGGCCAGGATGTCGGGGTTCTCGACGAAGGTCAGGGCCGGCGGGCCGCCCTTGTCCTTCTTCAGCTTGGTGCCGAACACCTCGTCGATGCGCCAGTCGGCGACGGCGGCCACGAACACGCCGACGTCGGCGGGCAGGGCGGCCTGGCAGGCGGCCAGCATGTCGCGGGCGGTCTCGACGTCGACGCGATCGACGCCGAACGGGGTGGGCAGGGACACCGGCCCGCTGACCAGGGTGACCCGCGCGCCCAGCTTGGCCAGGGCGCCGGCGATGGCGTAGCCCTGGCGGCCGCTGGAGCGGTTGGTGATGCCGCGCACCGGATCGATGGGTTCGAAGGTGGGGCCGGCGGTGACCAGGGCGTGCTTGCCGACCAGCGGCCGGTCAGCGGGCCCTTCCAGCGCCGCCATGATGGCGTCGAAGATCACGGGCGGCTCGGCCAGGCGACCCGGGCCGAACTCGCCGCAGGCCATGGCGCCGTCGTCGGGCCCGACGAACAGCACGCCATCCTTCTTCAAGGTCTCGAGATTGCGCTGGGTCGCCGGGTGCAGCCACATCCGCACGTTCATGGCCGGCGCCATCAGCACCGGCTTGTCGGTGGCCAGCAGGGTCGTGGAGGCCAGGTCGCCGGCCAGGCCGTTGGCGGCCTTGGCGATCAGGTCGGCGGTGGCCGGGGCCACCACCACCAGGTCGGCCGAGCGCGACAGCTCGATATGGCCCATCTCGGCCTCGTCGGTCAGCGAGAACAGCTCGGCATAGACCTTGTCCTCGGCCAGGGCCGAAAGGGTGAGGGCGGTGACGAACTCCGCGCCCGCCTTGGTCAGGATCGGCCGCACGCCCACGCCCGCCTTGCGCAGCAGGCGCGTCAGCTCCAGCGCCTTGTAGGCGGCGATGCCGCCGCCGACGATCAGAAGAACCCGCTTCTCGGACATGGTGTCGGTCTCCGGCGCGCCACGCCCCCACGGAGGCGTCATCAGGCGCATAGAGCGACGCGGCCTTTTGCGTAAGCCCCCACGCGCAAAAACCTTAACAGGGACTCGACATCCGTTCCGTCTTCGTTCTTAATCGTTAAAGTAGATCAGAACCTCGGAGATCGATCATGACGGTACGGTGCGCGTCCTGGCTTTCCACCTTGGCGGCCGTGGGCCTGGCCCTCGGCGTCGCGGCTTGCGACGGCGGCGCCTCGGCGGTGAAGGCGCCCAAGGGCGGCGCGGTGGCCTCGGCGGTCGAGCCGGCGTCCGACCGTGATGCGCCGGCCTACGAAGGCGCGACCACGGCCCGGCCCGATCCGCGCGACGCGCCGGTTCGCAAGGTGGCGGGCAAGCCGATGTGGGCGGCCAACCGCACGCGCACGGCCGAGGAGAACGCCCAGCGGGGCTTCGAGCGCTACGGGGCCGAATTCGCCGCCGCCGATGTCGACGACTATGTCCGCAAGACCCACGCCTTCGTCGGCCATCCGCCGACGGGCGCCGAGACCCTGCAGCGGGCGAACGGCGACACCCTGATCTACGACCCCAAGGACAACGTCTTCGCGGTGGTCACCAAGGCTGGCGCGCCACGCACGATGTTCAAGCCCGACGACGGCGCGACCTATTGGGCGACGCAGAAGGCCGGCCAGGCCCGCCGAACGGCCGCGTCGCGAGACCGCACGTCCAGCGCCGACAGCTAGGATCCTCCACAAGCGCGCCGTTGGGGGGCGGCGCCGAGGCGAGGGCAGGGCGCGATCCGCGCCGACCCGCCTCGTCACCCCGGTCGGCCTGGCGGGCGATCGGGACCCAGGGGCGGTGCGCAACGCCCCTGGGCGAGCTTGATGACGCCATGAGCCTCTCCCTCTCCCGGAGGGGAGAGGGAGAGGCCCGCCGCGAAGCGGTGGGAGGGTGAGGGGTGAAGGCGTCGATTGGCGTGCCGGCAGGGTCTTGATGAGCTTGGAGACAGCGTTTGGCTAAATCAGCCACGCCCCCGCCGCGAACGCCAACCCCGCCACCGCCGCGCCGGCAAGGAACCACAGCAGCGGTCGCGCCGGACGCGGCTCGACCACGGCGACCGCCGGAGCGGCCGGCGCCTCGGCCAGGCGGGCCAGGGCCTTGATCGCCCGCGCGGCCTCGTCGGCGAACTCGCGGATCTTGGCGGCCGGCGACAGTTCGCGGGCGATCCAGCGGCGCACTACCGGGTCGGCGGCGGCCCACAGGTCGTGGGTGGGGTCGATGCGGCGGGCCACGCCCTCGACGGTGACCATGGTCTTTTGCAGCAGCACCAGCTCGGGCCGCAGGGCCATGTCGAACAGGGCGGTGATCTCGAACAGCTGGGCCAGCAGCTTGCCCATCGACACGTCGCTGGCGTCGCGGCCGAACACTGGTTCGCCCACCGCCCGCAGGGCCTGGGCGAAGGCGTCGCGGTCCTGGTGGGCGGGCACGTAGCCGGCGTCGAAATGGATCGCCGCCACGCGCGGATAATCGCGATTGAGGAAGCCGTAGAGGATTTCGGCCAGGTACTTGCGCTCGGCCGGACCCAGACGGCCCAGGATGCCGTAGTCGACCGCGACGATCGCGGGCCCCCCGCCCTGAACTGGGGCGCTGACGAACAGATTGCCTTCGTGCAGGTCGGCGTGGAACAGGCCGTGGTCC
The window above is part of the Caulobacter soli genome. Proteins encoded here:
- the dut gene encoding dUTP diphosphatase; translated protein: MTAPHIPVVQLAHAEGLPLPAYETNGAAGMDLRAAVAEDAPLVLKPGARFMVPTGLAFAVPLGFEAQVRPRSGLAAKSGVTCLNTPGTIDSDYRGEVKVILINLGEEDFTIRRGDRIAQLVIAPVVQASWGLTTSLDETARGAGGFGSTGAK
- a CDS encoding methyl-accepting chemotaxis protein; translated protein: MLNNLKVARKLLVAFAILVLAVAAAGALVWSSLTTIRQAAALNDHSYAYIGAIDETLMTLIEQQNAARGFVASLDPAFAKQYDTLQGVYDQHFQALRDGVESDAEKARLDTLTQTVEVFRTESRQQLASARDPAQLEAARLDVVKVGRLTQVRKALKAMRDNETAELTERAANQSKALTAANAALAVGGAMAVGIAVLMGWLLSGAIAAPIAAMTAAMRRLADGDNTVAVPAVGRKDEIGAMAAAVMTFKDAAIEKLRVEGQAADQRRQAEDERQTNEAGRAAAAREQSGVVEGLGEALEHLAQGDLTYRLTQTFPASYRKLQDDFNAAMGRLQETMTVITGAVQGIRSGSGEISHAADDLSRRTEQQAAGLEETAAALDEIVATVRRTAEGTSEADRTVQAARRDAETGGQVVERAIQAMTQIEESSQQVSQIIGVIDEIAFQTNLLALNAGVEAARAGDAGRGFAVVAQEVRALAQRSADAAREIKTLISTSSQQVGQGVELVGETGEALKRITAGVVAINRTVAEIAASAQEQATGLQQINTAVNQMDQATQQNAAMVEESTAASHSLSNEASELQRLVGRFRIEGGPAHAVRAA
- a CDS encoding HlyD family secretion protein, with product MAAASKKKLVPLIVGGVAVVALIVGGGLWFVDKQRYESTDNAFVQADTVQVSPQVSGYVAEVLVADNQRVEAGQVVARIDPAPLQAKLDQAIANAQALEAAIKGVDDKAALEQAMIAQRAAGVVSAQADQGRAKADLVRYDALAKQGWVSTQKVQTTQASAAQSAAAVQSAQAALEAERRASESLGSARAQTVAQAAAARAAVEQARIDLDRTVIRAPAAGVVGARSLRPGQLVSPGVALMSIVPVGQGYIVANFKETQVARLRVGQPVEIKADAFGKSVIHGKLDSFAPATGQEFALIPVENAVGNFTKITQRLPVKIVVEKSELGAALRPGLSVDVKVDVRDRSGPSFAQAGLPNAGQYAQGNPKDQAR
- a CDS encoding DHA2 family efflux MFS transporter permease subunit, whose amino-acid sequence is MTDAALPANASSAVPKPAAPEVDWTKLFLGFGAMVIGQFMAILDIQIVAASLPQIQAGVGASADQVSWIQTAYLIPEVVMIPLSGYLSRLWGTQRVYLISCAGFILMSVLTGLSSSIDMMILTRALQGFIGGAMIPTVFAVAFTAFPPERRVTASVIMGLIVTLAPTVGPTLGGHLTEALSWRWLFFINVPTGLIVLFGVARWGQFDKGDPSLAKGFDWFGLAVMATFLMSMQFVLEEGSKDGWFEDSGILGLTVLAVVTGVLFVWRSLTYKNPIVQLRAFSNRNFTIGVAMTAMSGASLFGGTFLLPQFLGRVRGYSASEVGTTMVVSGLSMFATGPLAGRLVRGIDPRIPLFVGFMLAGFGMYMAHGVTKDWGFWQFAGVQACRGVGVMIAMIATQQVTMSTLPQSMVKNASGLVNLSRNTGGAIGLALLATTITNQTALYYMSLSDGVSQSDARMAGMMQGLAERMAQLGVADPDGAARKAIGGMLQQQATVLAFGDSFTMLAIGCFAAAFISLLARPVKNAPPPPSDAH